The genomic DNA GTTTGCCTTACACTTCCACACTTTTATTATAAACCATGCTAGCAGCGAAGGCTTTAGCAAAGCAATTGAAACACAGCAAGTTTGTAACTACGTTTTACTCGATAAATTATTGACAACTCAAGTTCTTACAGCTGCCGAAAACCTGGAAACGGCAATAAGTCATTTAGAACTTGTAGGACGATTAAACAATACAAGAACAAATCCAAAGCTGTTGTTGCTTAATCACAGTATTAGCTTGTTAGAAGAAACAGAACTTAAGATTATTGAGATACTAGAGAGTATTTTAGAAAATTCATGCAAAATACAGTTGCAAAATTAGATACATGACAGGATTTTTATTTATTTTGTAAAATAATAAAGATAGTAGGCAAAAACTATGCTAAGCATTTGGACATAATTTCAAGTAACGGAATTATATCTTTTTCTTAAATTTTGGGAGGCAAAGATGAATGAACTGGATAAAAAACTAGCAGCATTATATAACGAGCTTGCTAATCTAGGAAGTATTGTGATAGCATTCTCCGGTGGCGTTGATAGTACCTTTCTCGCGGCTGCAGCCAAAAATGTTTTAGGCGACAATATTGTTGCTATTACTGCGTGCTCAGATAGCTTTACCGGCCGCGAAATAGCTAGTGCAAAAGCACTAGCAAAACAGCTATCCATTAAACATATATTATTGCCAGCTACAGAATTTGATAATCCTTTATTTATAAATAATACGTCTGACCGCTGCTATTATTGTAAAAAGGAGAGATTTTTAGGCCTCTTGGAATGGGCTAGAATAAATGGCTATTCATGGGTTGCTGAAGGGAGTAATGTCGATGACCTAAAAGACTATCGCCCAGGTATGAAGGCCATTAAAGAGTTAGGTGTCATAAAAAGTCCGTTACTTGATGCAGGATTTACTAAGTCTGATATAAGAGAACTTTCGAGAGAATGGGGACTTCCTACTTGGAATCAACCAAGTGCAGCGTGTCTTGTTTCACGACTGAGCTATGGCCAAACTATTACTCCAGATAAATTAAATCAAATTGAACAATGTGAGGATTTTTTACATCCGTATTGTACCGGACAAGTTCGTGTGCGCCATCACGGTGACTTAGCACGAATTGAAGTTGACATAGCTGATATTACTGTCTTAGCCTCATCAAAACATGCTAATGAAATAACTCGATACTTTCGTAAGCTTGGCTTCAAATATGTAACATTGGATCTTGCTGGATACCGGACAGGCAGCATGAACGATAGCTTGAAGGAGGACTAAAACGTGGATGCAAACACTGTTATTGATGTTCTAAAATTATTTCGCTCCGGTACGATAAGCGAACAAGAGGCTCTTGATAAGCTGAAGATTTTACCTTATGAAGATTTGCATTTCGCTAAAATCGATCACCACCGGGCACTTCGCCAGGGGTTTCCGGAAGTTGTTTATTGCCAGGGTAAAACGGTAGAACAAGTGGTTAAAATCATGGAGGCGCTTACTAAACAAAACAATAATATTTTAGCAACCCGAGCCAATAAAGAAATGTACGCCGCCGTACAAAACATTATCCCAGACGCAGAGTATCACGAAATTGCAAGGCTTATTATTGTTAGAAGAAGCGAGCTGAATATTGATGCTGATCGCTTTATTTTAGTAGTCAGCGCCGGCACAAGCGACATTCCTGTTGCCGAAGAGGCTGCCCTTACTGCTGAAATTATGGGTAATGAGGTGAAACGCGTTTACGACGTAGGTGTTGCTGGAATCCATAGACTATTAGCTCACCAGGATATACTCCAAAAAGCTAATGTCTTAATTGTAGTTGCTGGCATGGAAGGTGCGTTGGCAAGTGTAGTAGGTGGACTAGTTTGTAAACCGGTAATAGCTGTCCCGACTAGCGTAGGCTACGGCGCGAATTTTGGGGGGCTAGCCGCTTTGCTTAGCATGCTTAATAGCTGTGCTGCAGGTATTGCAGTAGTAAATATCGACAATGGGTTCGGAGCAGGCCGCCTAGCTAGTATGATTAATAGTATGAGGTGATAGAATGAAAGCTATATATTTAGATTGTTTTTCCGGGATTAGCGGTAATATGTTACTAGGTGCCCTCATTGACGCAGGAGTTCCCGAAGATAAACTCCGGGCAGAGTTAGCTAAGTTACCAATTGATGGTTATGAATTAGTGATTGACCGAGTAGTGAAAGCCGGTATTAGCGCAGTTTACGTTGATGTACAGCTTGATCATCACCACCACGATCACAACGATGAGTATGATCATCACCATCATCATCATCATGAACATAGGCATTTACCAGATATTATAGACATAATTGATAATTCATCTTTAGACGTTAAAGTAAAAGAAACAAGTAAGAAAGTATTCCGGCGTTTAGCTGAGGCGGAGGCTAAAGTTCATGGTACAACTATTAACCAAGTTCATTTCCATGAAGTCGGCGCTGTTGATACAATCATCGATATTGTAGGCACAATTTGGAGTCTCGACTTTCTCGGGATAGAGCAAGTCTACACTTCTAAAATTCATACCGGGTTTGGCTTCATAAAATGCAGCCACGGCATAATGCCCATACCTGCACCCGCAACAGCCGAACTATTGAAAGGTATTCCTTACTATGAAGGAAGCGTCGAGCGCGAATTAGTTACACCAACCGGCGCCGCAATTATCGCTACCCTAGGTTTAGGCTACGGGTCAATGCCGCCTAACTTCCGCAGTACTAAAATCGCCTACGGTGCAGGTACTTGGGATCTCGATATGCCCAATGTCATAAGATTACATATTGGCGATATAGTTGAAAAAGCCGTTCAAACGGAGCTGATTGTTGTTGAGGCAAATATCGATGACCTTAATCCGCAGGTCTATGAGTATGCAATGGATATGCTATTAAAAATCGGCGCCTGTGATGTATGGCTAACACCAATTGTTATGAAGAAGTCACGACCAGCAACTCTAATATCGGTATTAATAAACAGACAAGATTTAGATAAAGTGTGCTCAATTCTGTTCTCTGAAACCTCTACCATTGGTGTTCGATATTATCCGGTAGAGCGTAAGGTCGCTCAGCGCGAATTTGAAACTATAAATTCACCATGGGGTACAGTCCAAGTCAAGGTGAGCAGCTATGATAGTAAAATCTGCAGCATATCGCCTGAATACAATGATTGTCGGCGATTAGCCGAAGAAAATTTTGTTCCATTAAAGAAGGTTCAACAAGTTGTTATCGATTTAGCGACAAACAAGCTAAATAGTAATTTAACGTGAGACGGTACTTAAAGTGCGTACTTATATCGCTACCCCTAGTTCACTAGTTTCGGCAAAATTAAGCATTAGTATATTGCGTTATCGTCTATATTTATCTTTGTATGAAACTATAAGTTTCAAATCGTAAAAGTCGTATTAGCAAGTAAGCAACAGCTTAAACTACAGTAATGACCGTATTATAAGGAAGTGTTACTACAATGAAAGCAAAAGCAGTAGTGCTGCTATCCGGTGGCCTTGATTCAACCGTTTGTATGGCAGTAGCAAATAGCAAAAGCTATGAATTATATCCAATAAGCTTTAATTACCACCAGCGTCATAACCGCGAATTGTCCTGCGCCCATAAAGTAGCTGAACACTACAAAGTTGCCCGACATTTAGTTATTGAAACAAATATGGAGGCGATTGGCGGTAGCGCGTTAACGGATAAGAATATAAGCGTACCGGCCGGTGATGTCACAAGGCAAGATATCCCTGTAACATATGTACCTGCCCGGAATTTGATTTTTCTTAGCTACGCCTTAGGTTATGCCGAAGTGATTGGTGCAGAGAAAATTTTCATTGGCGTTAATGCCTTAGATTATTCTGGTTACCCCGATTGTCGACCCGAATTTATTAACAAATTTCAAGATTTAGCAAATTACTCGACTACGGCAGCAGTTCAAAATAGCCGTAAAATTGTTATTGAAACGCCATTACTTAATTTATCCAAGAAAGATATTGTCCTGTTAGGCACACAGCTAGGTGCACCGCTCCATTTAACTACTAGCTGCTATAATGGAAAAGATGCTGCCTGCGGTGAATGCGACAGCTGCGTTCTCCGGCTTAAAGGATTTTTAGAGGCAGGCATTCCGGATCCGATTTTATATGAAAAGTAGGAGTGACAAAGGTGAAAGATGTTCAAAACGCAGCAGATGAACGCGGTATAGATATTCAGAAAGTTGGTATTAGCGACGTACATTTGCCTTTTTTTATAAAAACTAAATCTGGCGCAATGCAATCAGTTTTAGCCCGGATTACACTTACTGTTGATTTGCCAAAAGAATATAAGGGTACTCATATGAGCCGGTTTGTTGAAGTCCTAAGTGACTGGAGCCAAAAACCGGTATCAAGCCGGGAAATGGAGTGTATCCTTAGCGATACTATTACAAGGTTAAATGCTAAAAGCGCCCAGCTCGATATCAAGTTTAAGTACTTTATCGAGAAAAAAGCTCCGGTCAGCGGCTTGACAAGTATGCTTGACTTGGATTGTCTATTCTCGGGCACCCTGACACAAGGAGGACGCATGGATTTTACAATGGGTTTGGACGTTCCTTTTACCTCACTATGTCCATGCAGCAAAGAAATATCAGCATATGGAGCACATAATCAGCGGGGGCTGATGAAGGTAAAACTTAAACACTCTCATGGCAAATTTATTTGGATCGAAGATTTAGCACAACTTATGGAATCCCAGGGGAGCTGCCCTGTTTATCCATTGCTAAAGCGCGAAGATGAAAAATACGTCACTGAGAAAGCTTACGAAAATCCCAAATTTGTTGAAGATATACTTAGGGATTTAGTATTAGCGCTTCGCCGATTACCCTACGTGTATTGGTTCGAGATACAATGTGAAAATTTCGAGTCAATCCATAATCACAATGCGTATGCGATGCATGTCGAATTTGTTGAACAGTAAATAAAGGGTTGTGACAGATGAATTGGAAACGCTTTAAAGATCAAGCAGCTACAGTTCAAACTTGGCTCAGAGCCAATAATTATAGCGACAATAGCATTATGTACAAAATTTTTGTGCTAATATTGCGTGGTGCTGAGAATCCTTATGTAATTATGGCAGCTGCGCTTAAAAATACCACTGTGCGTGAGACTGCTAAAGCCAATTTATCTATTATAAGACCTTTAGATTACTTGCCGGATAATATTTATGAGCAAATAGCTCGCTGGGTACTTATCTTGCCTCGTAAACCCGATATCCTTGGCGAAATATACGAAACACTTGCTTTGGATCGCCGAATAAAGGGGCTATATTACACTCCTCAGGCCATTATTGATTTCATTCTTGCTAAGACTGTTAGCCAATGCGATGTTAGACTCACTCCAAAAGTAAAAATCCTGGATCCAGCCTGTGGCTGCGGTAGTTTCTTACTGAAAGCCTACGATTTGCTATTTGCAAAATTTGTTGAAGCGAGAGAGCAAATAGAACTGCCAAACCCAATTACTGATTTGTCTGACCTTGAAATTCATAACCACATACTTAATTATAATTTATGGGGTGCGGATATTGATAGCTTAGCCTGCGATATCACTTTTGCTAGTTTAGTGCTAAAAAACAACTCTCCTGAGGCTAGCGCCGATCCGAATATTATCGTGACTGATAGTTTAAATCAGCGCGATAATATCTCAACGCAGCAAGAACGAAACTTTTGGTCACAGCAATACCATTATGTAATTGGAAATCCACCTTATCTATCATTTGGCTTACGGGGTGCAAAAAAAGCAGACTCAGAATACCTTGACTATCTACGGAGTACTTATTCGACTGCTCAGTATAAACTCAGTATCTATGTATTGTTTATGCAGCGCGGTATCGAAATGCTATCAGCTGGCGGAAAGCTCGGGTTTATTGTTCCCGATAGTTTTTTGCTCGGGCGTTACTTTTCGAAAATTAGAGAATATATCTTAGAAAACACCCAAATCGACTTGATAGCCCATATTTCCTCGCCAATCTTTAAAAAGGCTACTACTGGATATTTGACTATTTGTGTTTTTACAAAACGAAGCAAACCTACCGTTAATGAAGATTCTTTATTTAGTATATATCAGCTGCATGAGTCAGAACTTAACCCTAATACACAGCCACAGTGTCAATACCAACAAACCTATTTTAATTCAATGCCCCATAAGCGATTTCGGATATTTTTTTCTGAACAGGCCAAACAACTAGTAGATCGTTTGGACAGAATGGGAGTTGCTTTAAAAGAATATGCTTCAGGTCATAGTGGAATAAGGGCAATATCCGGACAAAGCAGCATAATATCAACTACACCAATTTCCGAAACTTGGCAGCGTGGCTTAATCTCTGGGAGCCAAGTTCATCGTTACGGCTTAGAATATCAAGGTCACTGGCTTGATATTGATCCAATTAAACTGTACAAAGGCGGTTGGGATGAACGCATTATCAAGCAGCGTAAAATTTTAGCTAGACAAACAGGTTATTATCTTACCTGCTCTATTGATAATCATGGCTACTTTCATTTAAATAACATCCACTCATTCGTAACGACGACGCAGGAAATAAAGTTAGACTATCTCTTGCTGCTCCTTAACTCACGGCTGTTATCATTCTATTATCATATCGTCACCATGGAGTTTGGAAGAACTATGGCTCAATGCGATATTGAAACATTAGAGCTATTGCCGATTGTAGTTGATAAGCAACTTAACCAGCAGGCAGCGAATCTAGTAGCAATCATGGAGACTTGCGTAAGAGAAAGCATAAAAAAAGGCTGCAATGTCTCTCGAAAATCTATTGCTTTTAACGAGTATCTAAATCAGCTTGTATATCATGCTTATAACCTATCCGATGACGATATAAGGTATATAGAGGAATATGAGTTCAAGTTAAGCAAGGACTCAGGCAAAAAACTCGGCAAAAGAAATATTTATTTATAGGGAGCCTTTTGGTTCCTCATTTAGTAAGATAGGCTATCGAGGAGTAATTTGTGATATATAGGTTTTCCTGAAATTGCTATACTTCATTAATTATGGTAGCATATATATATTTGAGTGGTAAATAAAGAGTGTCTACCAGAAAAAAACGAACGTATGTTTTTGCTCTTTGGGGAGTTGACTAATGGCAAAATTTTATCAGCGGCTTGCCTTATTAATCCTTATTGTCGGTTCAATTTCGGCAGCCTTAATATATTTCACCGTAGATATAAATACTCTTCATCACCTAAGTGCATTTCAGCCTTGGTCCTTAGGGTTAGCATTTGTGATGCTAGCAGTTGGACTATTTTTTGACGGAACAAGGCTTACGCATCTGGTGAAAATTTCCGGCGAGCAAATTACCCTGCGGCAAGCTGTTCATGTCGTATTTAGCAACTATTTTCTCGCCTTACTTACGCCTGGAGCGGCTGGGGGAGCTGTTGCTCAAGTTATGTTTTTACGCAAAGCCGGCGTGCCTATCGGTAAGGCTACAGTATTAGTAGTTGTGAGAACTATCTTATCAATTCTATTTTTATTTATCTGCTTGCCGATTGTTTTTTTTAACGACCCTGGCCTCATACCATGGATATCAGAGAAAATCATTATAGTAATCTCAGTATTCATTGCAGTTTTTATTTTAGCTTCGATATGGCTTTTTAGAACAAATGCCTTAAATACACTGCTTGTCCGACTAACCAAGCGCTTGGGCCATAGATATCGCCGTCGAATATTTGCAACCTATCGTGATGTACGCGGCGCGGTTTTCATGCTTTCATCAGCGCCGCTTAGTATGCTTATGGTACTAGTAGAGTCAGCTATAAGCCTACTTGCTTTATATAGTGTTGTTCCTATTCTTTTTATGGGAATGGGCGTAACAGCCGACTGGTTACTAATAATGGGCAGAATGATTTTGCTTAATATTTTACTATATTTTGCGCCGACCCCTGGCGGATCAGGCATTGCTGAAGGCGGCTTTGTTTTGCTGTTCAGTGCCTTTGTTCCGTCGGGAATGGTTGGAATTGCAGCAGTTACATGGCGTATTTTAGTTGAATACTTACCCTTTACAATTGGTCTTTACTATACAGTAAAGGTTTTTGGCCGTGACTTTTTATCAAAACAGATAAAATAGGAGGCTGCTTCTTATGAAGCTGCTTGTAACAGGCGGCGCCGGCTTTATAGGTTCGCATATAGTTGATAAGCTTATAGAGACAAACCACCAAGTTGTAATAGTCGATGACCTAAGTTTAGGAGTCAAGGAAAACCTTAACCCAGGTGCTCAGTTTATAGAGATGGATATTCGCTGTAGATCTCTGAATGATCTCATCGAACAAGAGAAATTTGATATTGTAATTCACCAGGCCGCCCAAACGATGGTTTCTACATCTATTGAAAATCCATTCCTGGATTGTAATATCAATATTACCGGAACAGTAAATCTGCTCGAGGCCTGTCGTAAAAACTGTGTAAAAAGAATAATATATTCCTCGTCAGCCGCTGTTTATGGTGGCGAAAACAGTTTACCAATAAAAGAGACTGCTTCGCTCAATCCTACTTCGTTTTATGGGTTGAGCAAGTTAACTGTAGAAAAATATTTTGAGCTTTACCACAAGTTTTTTGGCTTGCAATATATTATACTTCGCTACGCTAATGTTTACGGTGAACGTCAAGCTGCTTCAGACGCGGGGGGCGTTATTAGTATTTTTACCAGAAAAGTTCAAAATGGTGAAAAAGTTTACATAAACGGTGACGGCAGCCAAACTCGCGACTTTATCTATGTCGGAGACGTAGCGTGGGCCAATATACAGGCATTACTCACTCCTTATGTAAATCGTGTATATAATATTAGTACTCAGACAGAAACTAGCCTCAATACTTTATTTGACCTAATAGCTAAAATTTCCGGCAGAACAGTTGAACGACAATACCTTAGCCCTCGTGCTGGCGATATCTACCGTTCCTCACTCTTAAACAAATCAGCACGCAAATATCTATGCTGGTATCCTACGACTACATTAACGGACGGATTAACTCGCACTTATAATTTTTTCAAGAGTAGACGAATAGACAAAGATACCTTGCAAGGTTACAAATAAGAGATTCATTAAACAACACTGAGAAATAAAAGCATGATTTATTTACCTTACTGAAAAACATTGATATAATGTAAAGGGATCTAAGATTCGTGGGCATCATCCAAGTGCCAAAGGAGGAATGGTTATGGCATTAACAATTAATACTAAACACTGCAAAGGTTGTAATATTTGTGTAGCACTTTGTCCTAAACAAGTTTTAGAACTAGATGAAGTAGGCAAAGTTTATGTCAAGAATCCTGAAAAGTGTATCACTTGCGGACAATGTGAACTACGTTGCCCTGATTATGTAATCAAAGTGACTAAAGATGCTAGGAAGGTGGAAAGCAAATGACCAAAGCACGTTTGATGCAAGGAAATCAGGCTTGCGCCGAAGGTGCTATTGCTGCCGGCGTAACTTTTTTTGCCGGTTACCCAATAACACCTAGTACTGAAATAGCTGAAATCTTAGCTGAAAAACTACCGCAAATCGGTGGTAAATTCATTCAAATGGAAGATGAAATTGCCAGTATGGGCGCAGTATGCGGTGCCTCTTTAACTGGTACTAAAGCAATAACTGCAACAAGCGGTCCCGGGTTTTCTTTAAAGCAGGAGTTAATTGGATATGCGGCTATGGCCGAGCTGCCGGTGGTTATTGTTAACGTTCAACGTTCCGGTCCGAGTACTGGATTGCCGACTTCTCCAGCCCAAGGTGACGTTATGCAAGCTCGCTGGGGCACTCATGGAGACCATGGCGTTATTGCATTGTCACCCGGTTCGGTTAGAGAAGCTTTTGACATAACAGTTAAGGCTTTTAATTTTGCAGAAAAATTCCGTGTTCCGGTAATTCTTCTACTTGACGAAGTAATCGGTCACATGAGAGAACGTGTCGAATTGCCAGAGGCAAAAGACATAGAAATAATTAGCCGAAAAAAACCAACCGTTTCACCGGAAGAATATCAAGCTTATAAGCCCGATGCTGATGGTGTACCGCCTATGGCGTCCTTTGGCGAGGGATATTATTATCATGTAACTGGTCTCATGCATGATTACAATGGTCTGCCCACTCAAAATGCGGCGATGACGACTGAAGTTATTAATCGATTCCATACAAAACTAGAAAATGCTAAAGATGAAATTACGCTCTATACCGAAGACTATATGGAAGACGCCAAAGTAATTGTAATCGCTTATGGGGGAACAGCACGCGCGGCCATTGCAGCAGTCAAAGCGGCAAGATCGCAAGGTATTAAAGCCGGTTTGCTTAAACTGATTACAATCTGGCCATTCCCTGGGCATATTATCCAAAAAGCGACTGAAAAGGCTCACACTATTATCGTACCGGAAATGAACTACGGACAGCTAGTCGGTGAAGTTCAACGTTATATCGGTATGGACAAAGTTGTGCCTGTTAACAGATACGATGGGCTGTTCTTTAAACCTGAGGAAATCCTTGAGCCTATTAAAAAAGCCGTAGGAGGTGCTAAATAATGGCCGAGATTGAAAAGTATTTGCGTCAATCGGCTTTACCGCATATTTGGTGTCCAGGCTGCGGCAACGGCATAGTATTGGCTTCAATTTTACGCGCGATTGATAAGCTACAATTAGATCAAACCAAAACAGTAATCGTTTCGGGTATCGGATGTTCATCACGAGCGTCAGGATATATGAATTTTAACACCATACATACCGCGCATGGTCGCGCTCTTACTTTCGCAACAGGTATTAAGCTTGCGAATCCTGAACTAAATGTCATTGTTATTACCGGTGATGGTGATTCTACCGCTATCGGTGGCAATCATTTTATCCATGCGGCTCGTCGCAATATCGATATTACTACAATTATCTTTAACAACAACATTTACGGTATGACCGGCGGTCAGTATTCACCTCTAACCCCGACCAACAGCAAGGCTACAACGTCTCCATTTGGACATATTGAACGTCCATTTGATATTCCTGCGCTGGCAAAAGCGGCAGGAGCAACCTATGTTGCCCGTGGTACGGCCTACCATGCAACTCTACTTACCGACGTGATTGTAAAAGGCATTCAAAATAAAGGTTTCTCAGTAATTGATGCTATAACTCAGTGTCCAATATCATTTGGACGCAAGAACAAAATGGGCTCGCCGGCTAAGATGCTAGAATGGCAGCGTGACAATGCTGTTATGATTCAAGCTGCTGCTAAGCTAAAACCGGAAGATCTTAAAGGTAAATTCATTATCGGCGAACTTCACCATGAAGAAGCACCTGAGTATACTGCCGAATATGCAAAATTAATTGAGCGAGTGCAGCAGAAAGGGGGAAATCGCTAATGTGGCAAATAAGCCTTAGTGGAACAGGCGGACAAGGTTTAATCCTTGCCGGTATCATTTTAGCCGAAGCTGCTATTTTAGACGGTAAAGAGGCTATCCAGACTCAATCTTACGGACCGGAAGCCCGGGGCGGAGCAAGTAAGTCTGAAGTAATAATCAGCAGCGAAACCATCGACTACCCCAAAGTTCTTTCGGCTGATTTGCTTCTTGCTATGAGTCAAGAAGCCTGCGTTAAATATATTAACGTTTTGAAAAAGAACGGAAAACTAATCATAGATACTACCTATGTAAAAGAGCTACCTTCGGTTGATGCACAACTATTACAATTGCCCATTACCAAAGCCGCTCGCGAGCAGCTTGGCAACGCAATGTTCGCAAATATTATTGCTCTCGGGGCCTTGGTAGGAGCAACGAGTCTTGTTAGCGAAGAGTCTTTAGTTGCTGCAGTGCTTCACCGTGTTCCTAAAGGTACAGAAGATATTAACCAGAAAGCTCTACAAATCGGCCTTGATATGGGGAAATGTGAGGCTTAATCTATGTATGAAGTCGCTCATATTGGTGTTGTCGTTAAAGACGCCCAGCTATCGAGTAAGTTCTATTGTGATGTCTTAGGGTGCGAAGTTTATGAAATTATAGAGAGTACTGAACTCAAGCTAATAATGCTGAAATCCGGTAGCCAGATAATTGAGTTGGTTCAATACTTCCATGACAAAGAATGTGAACGTGGTGCAGGAATAGTCGATCATATTGCATTTATCGTTCCCAACATGGATTTGGCTGTGAAACAATTAGCACGCCATAACGTTCCACTCCTTCAAGATAAGCCTAAGGTTCTGCCTGATAAGAAAATAATGTTCTTTAGCGGGCCAGATGGAGAACGCTTGGAATTCATTGAAATTCTATCTAATTAGCTAAATAAAGAAAAGGATATCTCAATCACTGAGATATCCTTTTCTTTACCATCATAATAGTTGAGAAACAAGCACAATTAAAACCTAGCCAGTAATGGCTAGGTTTTAATTTATTAATCTTTAATGTTTTCTGCAAGAATCTGAGCGACGTGTTTAATCTTGATATTAGGAGCCTGCTTATCAAGACCGCCTTGTATTTGCATCATACAAGCCGGGCAGCCAACAGCAATTACTTCAGCGCCGCTATCTTTAATATTAGTAATTTTTTGTTTAAGCATCGGCATTGACAATTCAGTATATTTAATACCGAATGCACCAGCCATACCACAACACTTATCGCAATCTTTCATTTCAGTAAACTCATAGCCCTTAGCAGCTTCTAAAAGTTTACGAGGTTCTTCGTAAATGCCAAGTCCCCGTTTCATGTGGCAAGAGTCATGATAAGTAACTTTAGTGCCACCTGTTGTTTTGGTCAAGCGGCCGGCCTTAGCATACTGTTCAGCCACAAAGCTTGAAAACTCGCGGACTTTATGAGCAAACTTTTCAACCCTGGCTTTCATAGCCGGTTCATCAGCGAAGATCTCTGCATAAGTTTGATGTAATGTTTCAGCACAAGTAGGACAAGCCGATATAATAACATCAACATTTGCATCTTCAAAGGCTTTGATATTGCGTTTTGCAATATTCTTTGCAGTTTCACGGTC from Veillonellaceae bacterium includes the following:
- the larE gene encoding ATP-dependent sacrificial sulfur transferase LarE, coding for MNELDKKLAALYNELANLGSIVIAFSGGVDSTFLAAAAKNVLGDNIVAITACSDSFTGREIASAKALAKQLSIKHILLPATEFDNPLFINNTSDRCYYCKKERFLGLLEWARINGYSWVAEGSNVDDLKDYRPGMKAIKELGVIKSPLLDAGFTKSDIRELSREWGLPTWNQPSAACLVSRLSYGQTITPDKLNQIEQCEDFLHPYCTGQVRVRHHGDLARIEVDIADITVLASSKHANEITRYFRKLGFKYVTLDLAGYRTGSMNDSLKED
- a CDS encoding GTP cyclohydrolase I FolE2, with amino-acid sequence MKDVQNAADERGIDIQKVGISDVHLPFFIKTKSGAMQSVLARITLTVDLPKEYKGTHMSRFVEVLSDWSQKPVSSREMECILSDTITRLNAKSAQLDIKFKYFIEKKAPVSGLTSMLDLDCLFSGTLTQGGRMDFTMGLDVPFTSLCPCSKEISAYGAHNQRGLMKVKLKHSHGKFIWIEDLAQLMESQGSCPVYPLLKREDEKYVTEKAYENPKFVEDILRDLVLALRRLPYVYWFEIQCENFESIHNHNAYAMHVEFVEQ
- the queC gene encoding 7-cyano-7-deazaguanine synthase QueC, which gives rise to MKAKAVVLLSGGLDSTVCMAVANSKSYELYPISFNYHQRHNRELSCAHKVAEHYKVARHLVIETNMEAIGGSALTDKNISVPAGDVTRQDIPVTYVPARNLIFLSYALGYAEVIGAEKIFIGVNALDYSGYPDCRPEFINKFQDLANYSTTAAVQNSRKIVIETPLLNLSKKDIVLLGTQLGAPLHLTTSCYNGKDAACGECDSCVLRLKGFLEAGIPDPILYEK
- the larB gene encoding nickel pincer cofactor biosynthesis protein LarB, giving the protein MDANTVIDVLKLFRSGTISEQEALDKLKILPYEDLHFAKIDHHRALRQGFPEVVYCQGKTVEQVVKIMEALTKQNNNILATRANKEMYAAVQNIIPDAEYHEIARLIIVRRSELNIDADRFILVVSAGTSDIPVAEEAALTAEIMGNEVKRVYDVGVAGIHRLLAHQDILQKANVLIVVAGMEGALASVVGGLVCKPVIAVPTSVGYGANFGGLAALLSMLNSCAAGIAVVNIDNGFGAGRLASMINSMR
- a CDS encoding flippase-like domain-containing protein; amino-acid sequence: MAKFYQRLALLILIVGSISAALIYFTVDINTLHHLSAFQPWSLGLAFVMLAVGLFFDGTRLTHLVKISGEQITLRQAVHVVFSNYFLALLTPGAAGGAVAQVMFLRKAGVPIGKATVLVVVRTILSILFLFICLPIVFFNDPGLIPWISEKIIIVISVFIAVFILASIWLFRTNALNTLLVRLTKRLGHRYRRRIFATYRDVRGAVFMLSSAPLSMLMVLVESAISLLALYSVVPILFMGMGVTADWLLIMGRMILLNILLYFAPTPGGSGIAEGGFVLLFSAFVPSGMVGIAAVTWRILVEYLPFTIGLYYTVKVFGRDFLSKQIK
- a CDS encoding N-6 DNA methylase; translation: MNWKRFKDQAATVQTWLRANNYSDNSIMYKIFVLILRGAENPYVIMAAALKNTTVRETAKANLSIIRPLDYLPDNIYEQIARWVLILPRKPDILGEIYETLALDRRIKGLYYTPQAIIDFILAKTVSQCDVRLTPKVKILDPACGCGSFLLKAYDLLFAKFVEAREQIELPNPITDLSDLEIHNHILNYNLWGADIDSLACDITFASLVLKNNSPEASADPNIIVTDSLNQRDNISTQQERNFWSQQYHYVIGNPPYLSFGLRGAKKADSEYLDYLRSTYSTAQYKLSIYVLFMQRGIEMLSAGGKLGFIVPDSFLLGRYFSKIREYILENTQIDLIAHISSPIFKKATTGYLTICVFTKRSKPTVNEDSLFSIYQLHESELNPNTQPQCQYQQTYFNSMPHKRFRIFFSEQAKQLVDRLDRMGVALKEYASGHSGIRAISGQSSIISTTPISETWQRGLISGSQVHRYGLEYQGHWLDIDPIKLYKGGWDERIIKQRKILARQTGYYLTCSIDNHGYFHLNNIHSFVTTTQEIKLDYLLLLLNSRLLSFYYHIVTMEFGRTMAQCDIETLELLPIVVDKQLNQQAANLVAIMETCVRESIKKGCNVSRKSIAFNEYLNQLVYHAYNLSDDDIRYIEEYEFKLSKDSGKKLGKRNIYL
- the larC gene encoding nickel pincer cofactor biosynthesis protein LarC, with product MKAIYLDCFSGISGNMLLGALIDAGVPEDKLRAELAKLPIDGYELVIDRVVKAGISAVYVDVQLDHHHHDHNDEYDHHHHHHHEHRHLPDIIDIIDNSSLDVKVKETSKKVFRRLAEAEAKVHGTTINQVHFHEVGAVDTIIDIVGTIWSLDFLGIEQVYTSKIHTGFGFIKCSHGIMPIPAPATAELLKGIPYYEGSVERELVTPTGAAIIATLGLGYGSMPPNFRSTKIAYGAGTWDLDMPNVIRLHIGDIVEKAVQTELIVVEANIDDLNPQVYEYAMDMLLKIGACDVWLTPIVMKKSRPATLISVLINRQDLDKVCSILFSETSTIGVRYYPVERKVAQREFETINSPWGTVQVKVSSYDSKICSISPEYNDCRRLAEENFVPLKKVQQVVIDLATNKLNSNLT